A window of Gimesia sp. genomic DNA:
ACCGGATAAATCTCTGACCGCAGCGAACGCTCGGCATCCAGCAGCAGGCTCCCCTGGCCGCCACAGGTGATGATCACCGAATTCGCTCCCGCTTCCCGGAACGCCTCGGCCTGTTTCAGCGGGTCTGTCTCTCCTGTGATCAGTTCCCCCTCATCATTATTAGGCAGGAAATAATCGCTTAAAGGCAGAACCGGCTTCAGCATCGACCAGTAATCCGCTGCCTTCGGCGTCACCACATCCAGCACTGTAATTACTCCTGCAGAGCGGGCCACCTCGAACATGCGGGCGACATTCTCGGGCGAAAGCTCTTCCGACAGACAGTAACCTCCCAGGTACAGAATGCGACAGGAGCGAATCTGCTCCTCCGTGACCGTCTCACCGGTAAACAGGGAATTCGCAGCAACCGAATGAATAAACCGGCGATCCTCACCCTGCACATTAATCACGAACGAACCGCTGGTCGGTAGCGTATCCGACTTCATGATGTACTCGCAGTGCACGCCCGAAGCAGCCAGACTCTCTTCCACGTACTGTCCGAAAACGTCCTGCCCCACAATCCCGGCGATCGCAGCCCGGCGATCCAGTCGTGCCAGGTCCGCGGCGACGTTCGATGCACAGCCGCCAATCGTCAGACTCATTTCGTCTGTCAGTACCAGCTCGCCCGGACGGGGCATATGGTCGATGGCCTTGCACACATGGTCTGCGACGATGATCCCCGCACACAAACAGTCATACCTGGGAGACGACATGAGGATGTCCTTCTAAAGCGCTTCGAAA
This region includes:
- a CDS encoding carbohydrate kinase family protein, producing MSSPRYDCLCAGIIVADHVCKAIDHMPRPGELVLTDEMSLTIGGCASNVAADLARLDRRAAIAGIVGQDVFGQYVEESLAASGVHCEYIMKSDTLPTSGSFVINVQGEDRRFIHSVAANSLFTGETVTEEQIRSCRILYLGGYCLSEELSPENVARMFEVARSAGVITVLDVVTPKAADYWSMLKPVLPLSDYFLPNNDEGELITGETDPLKQAEAFREAGANSVIITCGGQGSLLLDAERSLRSEIYPVDLVDGTGSGDAFVAGFIHGLLEEASPEDCLRYGSALGHSCVRATGATAGIFTRSELNQFVSAHELRVETL